TGTCTGGTTGGGTGCTAACGTACTCGCAGCACTTGCTGCTGCATCTGTATCCAATATGTTTGAAGCAACACTCGACCAAATGGCAGCGATTGCGGTTCTAATGACTATCGTACCTTCAATGGGCGGGGTTGCTGGTAACCAAACCGTTGCACTTGTGATTCGTGGTTTAGCACTCGGTCATATCGGTGACAGTAACAAACGCGAACTACTACTCAAAGAGGCGGCCATCGGCTTCCTAAACGGCGTGTTATGGGCTGTTATCATTGGCGGTATAGTGGTTGCTTGGAAAGGTAACTGGATACTGGGAGGCATCATCTCAGCTGCAATGATGACCAACTTGATTGTCGCTGGTATCGCCGGTGTAACCATCCCAGTAATGCTGAAAAAGATGAATATCGATCCAGCACTAGCGGGCGGTATGGCTCTGACCACAGTAACCGATGTTATTGGCCTATCTGTGTTTTTAGGCTTAGCAACCATACTGATCTAGTTATCATAAGCAGCTAGCCAATTTTTGGCGAAATACAGAAAACAAAAAGTGAGCCATCGGCTCCCTTTTTTAATTCATCATATTGGCGCTAACTTAATTACTCACCCGCGACTTTCATCGACTCAAGCAAGATAGAACCCGTTTGAATTTGTGAACGCGTTTCAACATCGTTACCAACCGCAACAATCTGAGTGAACATGTCTTTTAGGTTACCCGCGATCGTCACTTCAGATACTGGGTATTGGATTTCTCCATTCTCAACCCAGAAACCTGCTGCGCCACGTGAATAATCACCGGTCACGGTATTAACGCCTTGACCCATTACTTCAGTCACAAGGAAGCCGGTGCCTAGCTCTTTTAGCATCTGCTCAAAGTTTTGACCCGTTGATTTAACGAACCAGTTATGAATACCACCAGCATGACCTGTTGGTGTCATATCCATTTTACGTGCGGCATAACTGGTTAGCAGGTAAGTTGCTAACACACCATCTGTGATGATTTCACGATCTTGAGTGAACACACCTTCACTATCGAATGGGCTTGAAGCCAAACCACGTAAGATATGAGGACGCTCAGAAATGTTAAACCAATCAGGTAGAATTTTCTGACCTAGGTGATCCAATAAGAACGATGACTTACGGTATAGGTTACCACCACTGATCGCCATCACAAGGTGGCCAATCAAGCCAGTCGCGACATCGTTAGCAAACATGATTGGGTATTGGCCTGTTGGTAGCTTTTTCGCATCCAAACGGCTAATTGTCTTTTCTGCTGCTTCCTGACCTACGCGCTCAGGCGTCCATAGCTCATCACGGTGACGTGCAACGGTATAGCTGTAGTCTCGCTCCATCTCACCGTTAGCGCCTTGTCCAATCACACAGCAGCTCGTGCTATGGCGGCTTGATGCGTAGCTAGCTAGTAAGCCATGGCTGTTACCATAAACTTTAACGCCATAATGGCTGTCGTAGCTTGCACCATCACTTTGCTTGATCTTATCGCTATAAGCTAGCGCTTGCTTCTCAGCTGCAATCGCAATCTCAGCGGCATAGTCAGGGTTTGGTTCATCAGGGTGGAAAAGATCCAAGTCTGGAATTTCTTTTACCATGTATTCTTTTGCTGCAGGACCAGCAAACGGGTCTTCAGAAGTGTACTGAGCGATATCAAGCGCAGCCGCGACTGTTTGAGCAATTGCCTTCTCACTCAGATCTGATGTAGATGCGCTGCCTTTTTTCTGACCGCGGTAAACAGTAATACCTAGAGCACCATCACTATTAAATTCAACGTTTTCCACTTCACACATACGTGTTGAAACACTTAAACCCGTTGACTTAGTAATAGCAACCTCAGCGGCGTCTGCACTCACTGATGCCATATCCAACGCTTTAGCTACTGCGGCTTCTAGCTCAACTCGTTGTTGGGCGACTTGCTGTTTTACATCCATATCTATTCTAATTTTTTAGGTCAATATTACGTAGGATAACAAGAATTTCGCTTTCTCCCCAAGATTCTTGCTAAAATAGGCAATATATTCGTTTGAGATAGTGACATAGGCAGAAAAGATGGCTCGCAAAAACCAAAAAGCCCCATGGGAACCAGAAGAAGAAATCATCTGGGTAAGTAAGACAGAAATGAAAACGGACATGGACGCCCTGCAAAAGCTGGGAGAAGAGCTTGTTGAATTAAAGCCTTCTGTATTAGACAAATTTCCGCTGTCTGAAGATTTGGCACAAGCGATTAAAGATGCACAACGCTTTAAAAATGAAGCAAAGCGCCGTCAACTTCAATACATTGGTAAAGTAATGCGCAGTGTCGATCCAGAGCCAATTCAAGCGGCTTTAGATAAGATTCGCAACAAACACTCTCAAGCAACAGTTGAACTGCACAAACTAGAACAACTGCGTGATCGTGTTGTTGCAGAAGGCGATGCGGCCATTTCAGACGTTATGGAAATGTACCCGGAAGCTGACCGTCAACGTCTTCGTCAGCTCGCTCGTCAAGCTAACAAAGAGAAAGCGGCAAACAAACCGGCTAAGTCTTCTCGTGAAATATTCCAAATCTTAAAAGAGCTAAAGCTAGGCGACTAATCTTCGCTGCCCTTTAATCAGAAAGATAATAAAAGACCTAGCGCATGCTAGGTCTTTTTGTTTTTGACGCACTCGATATCAAGAAGCTCTCAATATCAATAAGTACTCAATATTAAGAAGTACTCACAGGAGTGAAAAATCATCATTCACCCGCTTTAACAAACGAGCTTAGCTCTTGCTGTGGATGTTCAGCCGTCAGTGTCTCTATCGAGTCTGCAACCAACACCTTACCTAGCGCTACAAAAACGAACTTATTTGCGATACTGCGCGCATCACCTAAGTGGTGTGTCACCATCAGTACCGTAATGTTTCGCTCGGCGGCTAATCGCCTAACAAGGTTAAGCATTTCCTCACGAAGCAAAGGGTCAAGCGCAGAGAAAGGCTCATCAAGCAACCAAATATCATGAGGCTGAACAAAACAACGAGCTAACGCGACACGCTGACGTTGACCGCCCGATAAGTGCTCTGGCAATCTATCTAAATACTCAGCGACACCCACTTGTACAGCGGCCTGTTCGACTTCGTGCTTTTGGGTTGCCGTAAGCTTTAACCCTGGATGCAAGCCTAAGCCAATATTTTCACGTACGGTGAGATGGGCAAACAAATTATGCTCTTGAAACAACATCGCTAATGGACGCTGATGTGCTTCTTTGCCAATCAGTGATTGTCCCGCTACAGAGATCTCACCCGAAGTGGGCTCAATAAACCCAGCAACCAGTGCCAACAGCGTTGATTTACCTGCGCCACTTGGCCCCATCAGCGCAACAATATCGCCCTGCTCAGCTTGAAAATCAAAGCAAAACAACTCTCTGTGATAGTGGTAGTCCACATCTTTCATCACTAACATCATCGGTTCCTCAACTCTTTAGCATCGAGCTTAGATCTTCGAGTAAATAAAAATTCAATCAGGCTAAAGCTGCCAACACTCAGTAACAGTAAGCTCACGGAAACCACAGCTGCGGCTTCCATTTGATAGCTGCCTAATAATTGGAATAGGTACAAAGGCAGAGTTCTAAAATCTTGGCTACCAAACAAAGCAATCGCACTTAAGTCACCCATTACTAACATAAAGCTGATCGAGAAAGCTTGTGCCATCGGTGTTCGCAATGCACGCCACTCCACTAGCCTAAAACGCGTGAAACCAGTCATTCCCAAACTTGCGCACACATACTGATACTGCTGAGACAAATGCAGCATAGGTTGAGCCAAGGTTTTAATTACGTAAGGAAGCGCCATTAAACTGTTTACTGCAATCACGATAAAGAAAGCTAAGCTGAAAACATCGGTGAATGAACGCAGTAATAAGAAGAGCCCCGTACTGATCACAAGCCCAGGAGTAACTAAGATAATAGTGCCAATCAGCTCGATTTTATCTGCTCGAAAATTCTTATTCTGTAAGCGCCATGCTCGACTAGTCAGCAGTATTGCGATACCAATACCAACTGCGATAACACTTGCTAATGACGCGACTTTAACCGAGGTCATTAACGCAGCCCAAAACGGCTCGCTGCTCAGTACGATTAATGCCTGCGAGTTAATGCCACTGACGATAACCATGGCTAATGGCGGCAATACCAGCATTGAGACGGTGATGATCCAAAAGCTATCCCAAGCTTTTGACCACCAGCTGTCCTCAACCAAATATTTCTCTTCCGACAATTGACTGGCTGTCACTGAAATAGGTTTCGATAGGCGTTGAATGCTCACAGCTAACACACTACACAGCAGCATTTGCCATATCGCGAGTAAGGCACCAGCCTGCAGGTCAAAGTCGAATTTAATCGCCTGATAAATAGCGAGTTCGATAGTGGTTGATTTAGGTCCACCGCCTAGTGCCATTACGGTAGCAAAGCTGGTAAAACACAGCATGAAGACCAAACCACACACATGTGGCAGTTGCTGTCTTAAACGAGGCCATTCAACCCATCTGAATTTATTCCAATGACTCATACCCAAATGAGCACACAGTTTATATTGCTCGGCAGGCACGGTATCTAAAGCTTGTAAAAGTAAACGGCTAGCATAAGGCAGGTTAAAGAAGACATGTGCGAGCAAAATACCATTCAACCCATAGATCGAGAATGGCAGTTTAATATCGAAGTTCGCCAGAAATTTAGCTAACCAACCACTGTTACCATAAATAGCTAGCAAACCAAATACGCCAACTAATACGGGCAAAACCAAGGTCGAAGCAAACAGCCTTAACAACAAGGCCCGTCCAAAAAATTGTCTGCGACACAGAGCATGAGCAATAGGTATAGCAAAGCCAACACTCAGCACCGTTGAGAGTGTCGCTTGATAGAAACTGAATTTCGTTACATGCCAATAGTAAGGATCGGACCATACTTGGCTGATATCAAGAGAAGGGGCATTGCTTAGCAATGCCCCAACTGCCGAAACCACGAAGGCGGTAATGAGTATCGCAACCCAAACCCCGACCTTAGGTGTTTTCTTTATCATAAATTGATTTTTTACCGTAAATGGTTCACTCCAAACATAACGAATGAACCTTTAAATACAGAAAGCTAGTTTTTTAAAAGTACGTTAGAAAACTCATTTTCTTAAATAATAAGTTAAATAGTAAGTTAAAAAGTAAGTGCACTCTGCCATTCACGAATCCAAGGCTTACGCTTCTCGGCGATCTCTTCTGGTGTGAAGCTTAGCGCTTTCTGAGGAACCGTAAGTTGCTCGAACCCTTTTGGTAGCTCAACATCGGTCACTGGGTACATCCAGTTGCCAGTAGGCATCGCCGATTGGAACTCATCACTTAAGATAAATGCCATAAACTCATCGGCAAGCTTTTCGTTCTTGCTTCCTTTAACCTTCGCTGCCACTTCCACTTGAGTGTAATGACCTTCTTCAAAGCTTGCAGCTGCGTACTTAGAATCACTTTCTGCAATGATGTGATAAGCAGGAGAAGTTGTGTAAGACAACACTAAATCAGACTCGCCTTCTAGGAACATAGAGTAAGCTTCAG
Above is a window of Vibrio atlanticus DNA encoding:
- the pmbA gene encoding metalloprotease PmbA encodes the protein MDVKQQVAQQRVELEAAVAKALDMASVSADAAEVAITKSTGLSVSTRMCEVENVEFNSDGALGITVYRGQKKGSASTSDLSEKAIAQTVAAALDIAQYTSEDPFAGPAAKEYMVKEIPDLDLFHPDEPNPDYAAEIAIAAEKQALAYSDKIKQSDGASYDSHYGVKVYGNSHGLLASYASSRHSTSCCVIGQGANGEMERDYSYTVARHRDELWTPERVGQEAAEKTISRLDAKKLPTGQYPIMFANDVATGLIGHLVMAISGGNLYRKSSFLLDHLGQKILPDWFNISERPHILRGLASSPFDSEGVFTQDREIITDGVLATYLLTSYAARKMDMTPTGHAGGIHNWFVKSTGQNFEQMLKELGTGFLVTEVMGQGVNTVTGDYSRGAAGFWVENGEIQYPVSEVTIAGNLKDMFTQIVAVGNDVETRSQIQTGSILLESMKVAGE
- the yjgA gene encoding ribosome biogenesis factor YjgA; this encodes MARKNQKAPWEPEEEIIWVSKTEMKTDMDALQKLGEELVELKPSVLDKFPLSEDLAQAIKDAQRFKNEAKRRQLQYIGKVMRSVDPEPIQAALDKIRNKHSQATVELHKLEQLRDRVVAEGDAAISDVMEMYPEADRQRLRQLARQANKEKAANKPAKSSREIFQILKELKLGD
- the thiP gene encoding thiamine/thiamine pyrophosphate ABC transporter permease ThiP is translated as MIKKTPKVGVWVAILITAFVVSAVGALLSNAPSLDISQVWSDPYYWHVTKFSFYQATLSTVLSVGFAIPIAHALCRRQFFGRALLLRLFASTLVLPVLVGVFGLLAIYGNSGWLAKFLANFDIKLPFSIYGLNGILLAHVFFNLPYASRLLLQALDTVPAEQYKLCAHLGMSHWNKFRWVEWPRLRQQLPHVCGLVFMLCFTSFATVMALGGGPKSTTIELAIYQAIKFDFDLQAGALLAIWQMLLCSVLAVSIQRLSKPISVTASQLSEEKYLVEDSWWSKAWDSFWIITVSMLVLPPLAMVIVSGINSQALIVLSSEPFWAALMTSVKVASLASVIAVGIGIAILLTSRAWRLQNKNFRADKIELIGTIILVTPGLVISTGLFLLLRSFTDVFSLAFFIVIAVNSLMALPYVIKTLAQPMLHLSQQYQYVCASLGMTGFTRFRLVEWRALRTPMAQAFSISFMLVMGDLSAIALFGSQDFRTLPLYLFQLLGSYQMEAAAVVSVSLLLLSVGSFSLIEFLFTRRSKLDAKELRNR
- the thiQ gene encoding thiamine ABC transporter ATP-binding protein, whose translation is MLVMKDVDYHYHRELFCFDFQAEQGDIVALMGPSGAGKSTLLALVAGFIEPTSGEISVAGQSLIGKEAHQRPLAMLFQEHNLFAHLTVRENIGLGLHPGLKLTATQKHEVEQAAVQVGVAEYLDRLPEHLSGGQRQRVALARCFVQPHDIWLLDEPFSALDPLLREEMLNLVRRLAAERNITVLMVTHHLGDARSIANKFVFVALGKVLVADSIETLTAEHPQQELSSFVKAGE